One genomic window of Pelmatolapia mariae isolate MD_Pm_ZW linkage group LG5, Pm_UMD_F_2, whole genome shotgun sequence includes the following:
- the LOC134626872 gene encoding uncharacterized protein LOC134626872 produces MTVKNFEDRDMSKLNDDISSGLTEVEKRLCQQFARVELKGKKGRKVAVILTSDMTDNLSLLVSKRKECGVSENNMYLFAIPCSDGHYRGQFGQFADACGAEHPQNLRSTNLRKQIATISQVMNLKDNELDQLADFLGHDIRVHREYYRLPQSTIQLAKISKLLMAMEKGSVKDIQGKTLDEIGDDIDGMATGSQQLPDASTLREKSINDNEEILTSVTSDLPHFSETAAQDDQGNDACVTSGSPPVPDSVTKGLRVSARRCVKRPWSEEEIGAVMKHMKPFIENGITVTNQQCLKCKEKEQPILETRSIQNIRDFVRNRGLAFKKK; encoded by the exons ATGACTGTCAAAAATTTTGAAGATCGTGACATGTCCAAACTAAACGATGACATCAGCTCTGGGCTTACAGAAGTTGAGAAAAGGCTTTGCCAACAGTTTGCCAGAGTGGaactgaaggggaaaaaaggacgAAAGGTGGCTGTGATCCTGACTTCTGATATGACCGATAACCTGTCACTCCTCGTTAGTAAGAGGAAAGAGTGCGGGGTATCTGAAAACAATATGTACCTTTTCGCCATTCCTTGTAGTGATGGTCACTACAGAGGGCAGTTTGGTCAGTTTGCAGATGCTTGCGGAGCTGAACATCCTCAGAACCTCAGATCAACTAACCTTCGCAAACAGATTGCCACGATAAGCCAAGTCATGAACTTGAAAGATAATGAACTAGACCAGCTGGCCGATTTCCTCGGCCATGACATCAGGGTCCATAGAGAATACTATCGACTGCCCCAATCAACAATTCAGCTGGCTAAGATCTCCAAGTTGCTCATGGCCATGGAGAAGGGAAGTGTGAAGGACATTCAAGGAAAAACTCTGGATGAAATTGGTG aTGACATAGATGGGATGGCTACTGGATCACAGCAACTCCCTGATGCTTCCACATTGCGAG AAAAATCTATCAATGACAATGAAGAAATATTAACTTCTGTGACTTCTGATTTGCCTCACTTCTCCGAGACTGCAGCTCAAG ATGACCAGGGGAATGATGCCTGTGTGACTTCTGGTTCACCTCCTGTCCCTGACTCAGTTACTAAAG GTTTACGTGTTTCAGCAAGGCGGTGTGTGAAGAGACCATGGTCTGAGGAGGAGATAGGAGCGGTGATGAAACATATGAAGCCTTTTATTGAAAACGGTATCACTGTCACCAACCAGCAGTGTCTGAAGTGCAAAGAAAAGGAACAACCTATCTTGGAGACGAGATCTATTCAAAACATTCGAGATTTTGTGCGCAACAGAGGActggcctttaaaaaaaaataa